Proteins found in one Roseovarius pelagicus genomic segment:
- a CDS encoding murein hydrolase activator EnvC family protein produces MKQYGSHLCTLFLSLGLSVAPMIAHAQTNPTADAEAAAELLEAATLALDEAHEARDRVKALTQTVQAYEAGLRAMREGLRRAAIRQQTLEQELAASEGEIAQLLGVLQSMGQTPTPITLLHPTGPVGTARSGMILADVTPTLNEQARALRAKLDDLAVLRALQQSAAGRLQDGLNGAQSARTALSQAIADRTDLPRRFTEDPVKTALLIASTESLTGFASGLSQITTDDQAVPLPGIEDRKGTLPLPVQGRILRDAGEADAAGITRPGILVAAPPRALVTTPAAATLRYRGPLLDYGTVAILEPQSGILLVLAGMDVVYGEIGQVLPMNSPVGLMGGLDPGDDGIVPARLQDAGSDWTETLYIEVRQDNTPVDPALWFRTDKDD; encoded by the coding sequence ATGAAGCAATACGGCTCGCACCTATGCACTTTGTTTCTCAGCCTGGGGTTAAGTGTCGCGCCGATGATCGCCCACGCGCAAACAAACCCCACCGCAGATGCCGAAGCTGCCGCAGAACTGCTCGAGGCCGCAACCCTCGCGCTTGACGAAGCACACGAGGCGCGCGACCGGGTCAAGGCCCTCACCCAAACCGTTCAGGCCTACGAGGCCGGTTTGCGCGCAATGAGAGAGGGACTGCGCCGCGCGGCGATTCGCCAACAGACGCTGGAGCAAGAGTTGGCCGCGAGCGAAGGTGAGATTGCCCAGCTCCTAGGGGTGCTGCAATCGATGGGCCAGACACCGACGCCAATCACTCTTCTGCACCCCACCGGACCGGTCGGGACTGCGCGATCTGGCATGATCCTCGCCGATGTCACGCCAACCCTTAACGAACAAGCCCGCGCGCTGCGCGCTAAGCTCGACGACCTGGCGGTGCTGCGCGCGTTACAGCAAAGCGCGGCGGGTCGGCTTCAGGACGGCCTGAATGGTGCGCAATCCGCGCGTACAGCACTCAGCCAAGCCATTGCAGATCGCACCGACCTGCCCCGCCGCTTTACCGAGGACCCGGTAAAAACCGCGCTGCTCATCGCATCGACCGAGTCGTTAACAGGGTTCGCCAGCGGCCTCAGTCAGATCACAACTGACGATCAGGCTGTCCCTTTGCCGGGGATCGAGGATCGCAAGGGCACGCTGCCATTGCCTGTTCAGGGTCGCATTTTGCGCGATGCAGGCGAGGCCGACGCCGCAGGGATCACCCGCCCCGGCATATTGGTTGCCGCGCCGCCGCGCGCATTGGTGACGACGCCCGCTGCTGCAACACTGCGCTATCGCGGTCCATTGCTGGATTATGGCACCGTTGCCATTCTGGAACCGCAATCCGGCATTCTGCTGGTATTGGCGGGCATGGACGTGGTTTATGGGGAAATCGGCCAGGTTCTGCCCATGAACAGCCCGGTGGGGTTGATGGGCGGACTGGATCCGGGTGATGACGGGATTGTGCCCGCCCGGCTACAAGACGCCGGTTCCGATTGGACAGAAACCCTCTATATAGAGGTTAGACAAGACAACACACCGGTAGATCCCGCGCTGTGGTTCAGGACAGACAAGGATGATTGA
- a CDS encoding S41 family peptidase, with amino-acid sequence MKKFLMAAAAGTLAGVVVTTQVAAPLLAQEATRNTSVYEQLDLFGDIFERIRAQYVEEVDEAELIEAAINGMLTSLDPHSSYLSPDDAQAMQEQTRGEFGGLGIEVTQEEGFVKVVSPIDGTPADSAGVEAGDFITHVDGESVLGLTLDEAVDLMRGPVGSEIVITVVREGEADAFDLSIIRDTIKLTAVRARTEQQTVVLRVTTFNDQTYPNLEEGLKKQIEEAGGQDKVNGIVLDLRNNPGGLLTQAIKVSDAFLDKGEIVSTRGRNPADGDRFNATPGDLAMGKPIVVLINGGSASASEIVAGALQDHRRAIIVGTKSFGKGSVQTVMPLRGDGAMRLTTSRYYTPSGRSIQALGVSPDILVKQPRRDRDGADEGEEEATGFARTEAGLRGSLDNDSLTEDEIRQIEEDRARAEEVAKLREEDYQLAYAIDILKGLSTLNGAK; translated from the coding sequence ATGAAGAAATTTCTGATGGCCGCCGCCGCCGGAACGCTGGCCGGGGTGGTCGTTACGACACAGGTTGCAGCCCCGCTTTTGGCGCAAGAGGCCACGCGCAATACCAGCGTGTACGAACAACTGGACTTGTTTGGCGATATTTTCGAACGCATCCGCGCGCAATATGTCGAAGAAGTAGACGAAGCGGAACTGATCGAGGCGGCAATCAACGGCATGCTCACTTCGCTTGACCCGCATTCCAGCTACCTTAGCCCAGACGACGCTCAGGCGATGCAAGAGCAGACCCGTGGCGAATTCGGAGGTCTCGGGATCGAGGTCACGCAGGAAGAAGGATTCGTCAAAGTCGTCTCGCCCATCGACGGCACACCCGCAGATAGCGCAGGTGTCGAGGCCGGTGATTTCATCACCCATGTCGACGGCGAAAGCGTCCTCGGCCTGACTTTGGATGAAGCGGTTGACCTGATGCGGGGGCCGGTCGGCAGCGAAATCGTGATTACCGTTGTGCGCGAAGGCGAAGCCGATGCATTCGATCTGTCGATCATCCGCGACACGATCAAACTAACTGCAGTTCGCGCCCGGACTGAACAGCAAACCGTCGTTTTGCGTGTGACCACATTCAACGATCAGACCTATCCCAATCTCGAAGAAGGCCTGAAGAAGCAAATCGAAGAGGCCGGCGGGCAGGATAAGGTTAACGGTATCGTGCTTGACCTGCGCAACAATCCGGGTGGTCTGCTGACACAGGCAATCAAGGTTTCCGACGCGTTTCTCGATAAGGGCGAGATCGTCTCGACCCGTGGGCGCAACCCCGCTGATGGCGACCGATTCAATGCAACGCCCGGCGATCTGGCTATGGGCAAACCGATTGTCGTGCTGATCAACGGAGGCTCTGCCTCTGCGTCCGAGATCGTCGCAGGCGCATTGCAGGATCACCGGCGCGCTATCATTGTCGGCACCAAGAGCTTTGGCAAAGGATCGGTTCAGACGGTGATGCCACTGCGCGGCGATGGTGCGATGCGTCTGACCACATCGCGCTACTATACCCCGTCGGGTCGCTCGATTCAGGCCTTGGGTGTATCGCCCGATATTCTGGTCAAGCAGCCGCGCCGCGATCGTGACGGCGCCGACGAAGGCGAAGAGGAGGCCACAGGCTTTGCCCGGACCGAGGCAGGACTGCGCGGCAGCCTCGACAATGACAGCCTGACAGAGGATGAAATCCGCCAGATCGAAGAGGACCGCGCCCGCGCCGAAGAAGTCGCCAAGCTGCGCGAAGAAGACTATCAGCTGGCCTATGCCATCGACATCCTCAAGGGTTTGAGCACGCTGAACGGGGCGAAGTAG
- a CDS encoding mechanosensitive ion channel family protein, which produces MANETDQVTDTAVSAEQAAAPAQQAQDIALSLWEQTYNFAIGLLRPWNAYQVVIIIGLILCAHVLRSLLGPRIHAWMRTREGWPKWRMRFLVMFHRRLRLIFFVLLSWPTYWIMQEATWPSRSYIIGIVASLAFAWLLITIITRLIVNGFLRGLVRYVGWIWATLIILGLTGEAQQLLDSLAIEVGETRYSVWLLVQGVFVLSTLFFVARLLSKTTTSRIRQNKEISPSMQVLAVKFLQVTFFGAAFFIGLRTVGFDLTGLAVLSGAIGVGLGFGLQKVVSNLVSGIIILLDKSIKPGDVISLGETFGWIETLGARYASVVTRDGKEYLIPNEDLITGQVVNWSHSNEFVRLDIYFGTAYGDDPHLVRKIAIEAASGVERVLKMKAPVCHIVGFGDSSVDYILRFWIRDPTAGLTNIRGNVYLALWDAFRAHDISIPFPQREVRMLEDVPSDGAASSGDPVPPAVVDTND; this is translated from the coding sequence ATGGCAAACGAAACCGACCAAGTCACAGATACTGCGGTCAGCGCAGAACAGGCGGCAGCGCCGGCCCAACAGGCTCAAGATATCGCGCTGAGCCTCTGGGAGCAGACGTATAATTTCGCCATTGGCCTCCTGAGACCATGGAACGCCTATCAGGTTGTCATCATCATCGGACTGATCCTGTGCGCGCATGTTCTGCGCTCACTTCTGGGGCCACGTATTCATGCATGGATGCGCACCCGCGAAGGATGGCCGAAATGGCGGATGCGGTTTCTCGTGATGTTCCACAGAAGGCTGCGCTTGATCTTCTTCGTTCTGCTCAGTTGGCCAACATACTGGATCATGCAAGAGGCGACCTGGCCCAGCCGATCCTATATCATCGGCATCGTCGCCAGCCTCGCATTTGCATGGCTGCTTATCACCATCATTACACGTCTGATCGTCAACGGTTTCCTGCGCGGACTCGTGCGATACGTAGGATGGATTTGGGCGACACTGATCATTCTCGGCCTGACGGGCGAAGCGCAACAACTGCTCGATTCCCTTGCGATCGAAGTTGGCGAAACACGGTATTCCGTGTGGCTTCTCGTTCAAGGCGTGTTCGTTCTCAGCACGCTGTTCTTCGTGGCCCGACTATTGTCCAAGACAACCACCAGCCGAATACGTCAGAACAAGGAAATCTCGCCATCCATGCAGGTGTTGGCGGTCAAGTTTCTGCAAGTCACGTTTTTCGGCGCAGCGTTCTTCATCGGCCTCAGAACCGTCGGCTTCGACCTCACCGGGTTGGCGGTCCTATCGGGTGCGATCGGGGTCGGCCTCGGCTTTGGCTTGCAAAAGGTTGTCTCGAATCTGGTTTCAGGCATCATCATCCTGTTGGACAAGTCCATAAAACCCGGCGACGTCATCAGCTTGGGCGAGACCTTCGGCTGGATCGAGACGCTGGGCGCGCGATACGCTTCTGTCGTCACCCGCGATGGCAAGGAATACCTGATCCCGAACGAGGATCTGATCACCGGGCAGGTGGTCAACTGGTCGCATTCCAACGAATTCGTACGGCTCGATATCTATTTCGGTACGGCTTATGGCGACGACCCGCATCTGGTGCGCAAAATCGCCATTGAGGCCGCCTCGGGGGTCGAGCGCGTGCTGAAGATGAAAGCTCCTGTATGCCATATCGTCGGTTTCGGAGACAGCTCCGTGGATTACATCCTTCGTTTCTGGATCAGGGACCCGACGGCAGGACTGACCAACATTCGCGGTAATGTCTATTTGGCGCTATGGGACGCGTTTCGCGCCCATGACATCTCGATCCCATTCCCGCAGCGAGAAGTGCGCATGCTGGAAGATGTTCCGTCAGATGGCGCGGCTTCGTCTGGCGATCCCGTTCCACCTGCGGTGGTCGACACCAACGACTGA
- a CDS encoding lytic murein transglycosylase → MRTGFLWAVTVGLAVFQGSATYATEVETSLRPQLRPEGLGEIVARQAVSETVLASAVRPVLRPANLKETPIVQVSTSNRGFDQWIKGFRGRAGAAGIQSGVFDRAFHGIQYDASVVKLDRNQSEFTKQIWEYLDSAVSPTRITNGKRELRRQRKTLDRIEAHFGVDKEIVTAIWGMESAYGARRGDRPLIQSLATLAYDGRRGRFFEGQLIAALKIIQAGDVAPRKMTGSWAGAMGHTQFIPTSYLAYAVDFTGDGKRDIWSDDPTDALASTAAYLARFGWKKNQPWGVEVKLPGGFDPARARRSLKQAPSAWAAEGIRDMRGKPVPNYGAASILLPAGTQGAAFMIFHNFGVIEKYNKADAYVIGVGHLADRLKGGPAIQASWPRQYQSTTIKQKKEIQRQLKRKGYNVQAIDGKIGPKTIGAIRKFQKSRGLPPDGYPSRQLLKELRGS, encoded by the coding sequence ATGCGTACAGGATTTCTGTGGGCTGTGACCGTTGGTTTGGCGGTTTTTCAAGGCTCCGCAACATATGCGACTGAGGTTGAAACATCCCTCAGGCCACAACTTAGGCCAGAGGGATTGGGCGAAATCGTCGCGCGTCAGGCCGTGTCTGAAACGGTTCTGGCTTCTGCTGTGCGGCCAGTGCTGCGTCCGGCGAACCTGAAAGAGACACCGATCGTTCAGGTTTCGACGTCGAACCGCGGGTTTGATCAGTGGATCAAGGGATTCCGGGGGCGGGCAGGTGCGGCTGGCATCCAGTCGGGCGTCTTTGATCGTGCGTTCCACGGTATTCAGTATGACGCCAGTGTGGTCAAACTGGACCGTAATCAGTCCGAGTTTACCAAGCAGATTTGGGAATACCTCGACAGTGCCGTGTCACCGACGCGGATCACTAACGGCAAGCGAGAGCTGCGCCGCCAGCGCAAGACGTTGGATCGGATCGAGGCACATTTCGGCGTCGATAAGGAGATCGTAACCGCAATCTGGGGCATGGAGAGTGCTTATGGTGCGCGACGTGGCGACCGCCCATTGATCCAATCATTGGCCACGCTGGCTTATGACGGCAGACGCGGGCGGTTTTTCGAGGGTCAGTTGATCGCGGCGCTGAAGATTATTCAGGCGGGCGACGTGGCCCCGCGCAAGATGACCGGGTCATGGGCCGGTGCCATGGGGCACACGCAGTTTATTCCGACGTCCTATCTGGCCTATGCAGTGGATTTCACGGGCGATGGCAAGCGTGACATCTGGTCCGACGACCCGACCGATGCACTGGCATCGACGGCGGCTTATCTCGCGCGTTTTGGCTGGAAGAAGAACCAACCGTGGGGCGTAGAGGTCAAACTGCCCGGTGGTTTTGACCCCGCGCGCGCGCGCCGGTCGCTGAAACAGGCACCGTCGGCATGGGCGGCGGAGGGCATCCGCGATATGCGGGGTAAGCCGGTTCCGAATTATGGCGCGGCGTCGATTCTGCTGCCCGCAGGAACGCAAGGCGCGGCCTTTATGATCTTTCACAACTTTGGCGTGATTGAGAAGTATAACAAGGCTGACGCCTATGTGATCGGTGTCGGTCATCTGGCTGACCGACTAAAGGGCGGACCTGCGATACAGGCCAGTTGGCCACGCCAGTACCAATCTACGACGATCAAACAGAAAAAAGAGATCCAGCGGCAGCTAAAGCGCAAGGGCTATAACGTGCAGGCGATTGACGGCAAGATCGGCCCCAAGACTATTGGCGCGATCCGCAAGTTTCAGAAGTCGCGTGGCCTGCCGCCTGATGGCTACCCGTCGCGGCAATTGCTGAAAGAACTGCGCGGCAGTTAG
- a CDS encoding helix-turn-helix transcriptional regulator: MTRTHRLFQLMQTLRTVPPPATAAALADALGVTPRTVYRDIDTLRGLGAVIDGAAGFGYTLIEDAALPPLSFDAEELEALVLGLREVQQVGDPALAEAAGAALSKMRARLPPGQAHRLQHAVLSAHRYAPMPEPGIDVRVLRQAAWDERTVRFDYCDVEGRATTRNVDPLSIVYMQASHCLLAWCHLRRAFRAFRLDRMDGLEVLETSFRPRRVPLLRECLAEMGSCPPSAPSRTASV, encoded by the coding sequence ATGACCCGCACCCACCGCTTGTTCCAATTGATGCAAACACTCCGGACGGTGCCGCCGCCCGCGACGGCGGCTGCGCTGGCGGATGCGTTGGGTGTGACGCCGCGCACGGTCTACCGCGATATCGACACCCTGCGAGGGTTAGGTGCTGTGATCGACGGTGCAGCGGGGTTTGGCTATACGCTGATCGAGGATGCAGCATTGCCGCCGCTCAGCTTCGATGCAGAAGAACTGGAGGCGCTGGTTCTGGGCTTACGCGAAGTGCAGCAGGTCGGTGACCCCGCACTGGCCGAAGCAGCCGGGGCGGCATTGAGCAAGATGCGCGCGCGTCTGCCGCCGGGACAGGCGCACAGGTTACAACACGCCGTTCTGAGTGCGCACCGCTACGCGCCAATGCCGGAACCGGGCATTGATGTGCGCGTATTACGTCAGGCCGCTTGGGACGAACGAACCGTACGATTTGACTATTGCGATGTGGAGGGCCGTGCCACCACGCGCAATGTTGACCCGTTGTCGATTGTGTACATGCAGGCGTCGCACTGCCTGTTGGCATGGTGTCACCTGCGTCGCGCTTTCCGCGCCTTTCGGCTGGATCGGATGGATGGGCTGGAGGTGCTGGAAACCTCATTCAGACCGCGCCGCGTGCCGCTGCTGCGCGAATGTCTGGCCGAGATGGGATCGTGCCCGCCATCGGCACCATCCCGCACGGCATCCGTTTGA
- the gpmI gene encoding 2,3-bisphosphoglycerate-independent phosphoglycerate mutase, with the protein MSTPKPVVLCILDGWGLSDDTTANAPVLAKTPHFDALMATCPNATLITHGPDVGLPQGQMGNSEVGHMNIGAGRVVEMDLRRIDRAIETGTFANLPGIQRFANKLRQTGGTAHLLGVLSDGGVHSHLDHMIAAAKALTQHGLRVAIHAFTDGRDVAQVSAKSYLEELRSALPAGAFIATVSGRYYAMDRDNRWERVELAYQALAQGRGYTAETAGEAIEHAYGKGRTDEFIKPRVLGSYSGMQDGDGILCLNFRADRAREILAAFADPTFDHFDTGKRPAFAIVSGFTEYSRRHAEYMDCIFPDEQPVNTLGAWVAQHGRTQFHLAETEKYPHVTFFLNGGKEAPEPGEDRYMAASPRVATYDLQPEMSAAEVTDQLVGAIEKRYDLIVVNYANPDMVGHTGDLTAAIAACEAVDSGLGRALTALKASGGAMIVTADHGNCEMMIDPVSGKPHTAHTTNPVPVILVGGPEGTGLQKGRLADLAPTLLALMDLEQPPQMTGKSLLA; encoded by the coding sequence ATGAGCACACCCAAACCGGTGGTTCTATGCATTTTGGATGGCTGGGGCCTCTCTGATGACACCACCGCCAATGCCCCCGTGCTGGCCAAGACTCCGCATTTTGACGCCTTGATGGCCACCTGCCCCAATGCGACGCTGATCACTCATGGCCCCGATGTGGGCCTGCCTCAGGGTCAAATGGGCAACTCTGAGGTTGGCCATATGAATATCGGTGCCGGCCGCGTCGTCGAGATGGACTTGCGCCGGATCGATCGCGCCATTGAGACAGGTACATTCGCCAATCTCCCAGGCATTCAGCGTTTCGCAAACAAACTGCGCCAGACCGGTGGCACGGCGCATCTTCTCGGCGTTTTGTCAGATGGCGGCGTTCACAGCCATTTGGACCATATGATCGCCGCCGCCAAGGCGCTGACACAACATGGCCTGCGGGTGGCCATCCATGCATTTACCGATGGGCGCGATGTCGCACAGGTTTCCGCCAAATCCTATCTCGAGGAGTTGCGCAGCGCCCTGCCTGCCGGTGCGTTTATCGCCACCGTGTCCGGTCGCTATTACGCCATGGACCGCGACAACCGATGGGAGCGGGTCGAACTGGCCTATCAGGCGCTGGCACAGGGGCGCGGCTATACCGCCGAGACGGCAGGCGAGGCGATTGAGCATGCTTACGGCAAGGGGCGCACCGACGAATTTATCAAGCCTCGCGTGCTGGGCAGCTATAGCGGTATGCAGGATGGCGACGGCATCTTGTGCCTCAATTTCCGCGCAGACCGCGCGCGTGAAATCCTTGCCGCGTTCGCTGATCCGACATTTGATCATTTCGATACCGGAAAACGGCCTGCGTTTGCGATCGTCAGCGGCTTTACCGAATATTCCCGTCGCCACGCGGAATACATGGACTGCATTTTTCCCGACGAGCAACCCGTGAACACACTCGGCGCGTGGGTCGCACAGCACGGGCGCACCCAGTTTCATCTGGCCGAAACCGAAAAATATCCGCATGTCACTTTCTTCCTCAACGGCGGCAAGGAAGCGCCGGAACCGGGTGAAGATCGCTATATGGCTGCGTCACCACGCGTCGCCACGTATGATCTGCAACCCGAGATGTCAGCAGCCGAGGTCACGGACCAACTGGTTGGCGCGATAGAAAAACGCTACGATCTGATCGTGGTGAATTACGCGAATCCTGACATGGTCGGACATACCGGCGATTTGACTGCGGCCATCGCCGCCTGCGAAGCTGTCGACAGCGGTTTGGGCCGTGCCTTGACCGCGTTAAAGGCGTCCGGCGGCGCGATGATCGTGACAGCCGATCATGGAAACTGCGAGATGATGATCGATCCCGTATCGGGCAAGCCGCATACCGCCCATACCACCAATCCAGTCCCGGTCATTCTGGTGGGCGGCCCCGAAGGCACCGGGCTGCAAAAAGGCCGTCTGGCCGATCTCGCGCCGACACTGCTGGCATTGATGGACCTCGAACAACCGCCACAGATGACCGGCAAGAGCCTGTTGGCATGA
- the rlmH gene encoding 23S rRNA (pseudouridine(1915)-N(3))-methyltransferase RlmH, which translates to MRVHICAVGRMRRGPERALLDDYITRFGRTGRALSLGPLSEHEVEDRKGGGMPAEAALLERALPQGAIRVMLDERGTLLSSPRFARHLAEWRDDGASDLAFVIGGADGIDPTLRETAQMSVSLGQMVWPHMLARVMLAEQLYRAATILAGTPYHRS; encoded by the coding sequence ATGCGCGTTCATATCTGTGCTGTCGGACGGATGCGCCGAGGGCCCGAACGTGCGCTCCTTGATGACTACATTACCCGCTTCGGGCGAACCGGGCGCGCATTGTCGCTCGGTCCACTCTCAGAACATGAAGTCGAGGACCGCAAAGGTGGCGGCATGCCCGCTGAAGCGGCCCTGTTGGAACGCGCTCTGCCGCAGGGCGCTATTCGCGTAATGCTGGATGAACGCGGTACGTTGCTCAGCTCTCCGCGTTTCGCCCGACATCTTGCCGAATGGCGCGATGACGGAGCCTCTGACCTCGCCTTTGTCATTGGCGGCGCGGATGGAATTGACCCGACTTTGCGCGAAACGGCACAGATGTCCGTATCGTTGGGGCAGATGGTCTGGCCCCATATGTTGGCTCGCGTGATGCTGGCCGAACAACTTTACCGCGCGGCAACAATCCTCGCAGGCACTCCCTATCACCGTAGCTGA
- a CDS encoding DUF1801 domain-containing protein: MTDAVPPDVACVIDAYAPEVRAGVSHLRALIYDVAANLPQNVTINETLKWGQPAYRPRTGGTTLRLGPHRDACFALFAHCQSTVITAYAQAFPGWDRLDGNRAVLFDTLEQIEPERLSHLIAHALTYHQKPQ; this comes from the coding sequence ATGACTGATGCTGTTCCACCCGACGTTGCATGTGTCATCGACGCCTATGCGCCGGAGGTGCGCGCAGGCGTTTCGCATCTGCGCGCACTCATCTATGACGTGGCGGCAAACCTGCCGCAAAACGTTACCATCAATGAGACGCTGAAATGGGGTCAACCGGCCTACCGCCCCCGGACAGGTGGAACGACATTGCGTCTTGGACCGCACCGTGATGCGTGCTTTGCTCTCTTTGCCCATTGCCAGAGCACTGTAATCACCGCCTATGCGCAGGCATTTCCCGGCTGGGACCGGCTTGACGGAAATCGTGCGGTTCTTTTTGACACGCTTGAGCAGATAGAGCCCGAGCGGCTGTCGCATCTGATCGCGCATGCCCTGACCTATCACCAAAAGCCACAATGA
- the rsfS gene encoding ribosome silencing factor, whose protein sequence is MLSSLTEDKAEDIVQIDLRGKSAIGDYMVICSGRSSRQVSAIAQKLMDKLKTELNRPSRIEGKETGDWVLIDTGDVVVHVFRPEVREFYQLEKMWLPAGQQAFTSQPS, encoded by the coding sequence ATCCTATCCTCACTGACCGAAGACAAGGCCGAAGATATCGTGCAGATTGATCTGCGCGGCAAATCGGCTATTGGCGACTACATGGTGATCTGCTCTGGCCGGTCGTCACGCCAGGTTTCGGCCATCGCCCAAAAACTGATGGACAAGCTCAAGACAGAGCTGAACCGCCCATCACGCATCGAGGGCAAGGAAACAGGCGACTGGGTGCTGATCGACACCGGAGACGTGGTTGTGCATGTTTTCCGCCCCGAGGTACGAGAGTTCTACCAGCTGGAAAAGATGTGGTTGCCCGCCGGACAACAGGCGTTCACCTCCCAACCCAGCTGA
- a CDS encoding histone deacetylase family protein, which translates to MTTALLTHPDCLKHINPDGHPEQVARLEHILAVLRDKELTRTDAPLAEDALLMLAHPKAHVDALRAAAPTEGRVQLDADTSMSPGSLNAALRGVGGAVKAVDMIMAGEVRNAFVACRPPGHHAERSTPMGFCLFGTVAIAAKHALEHHGLARVAIVDFDVHHGNGTQDLCQDDPRILFCSTHQMPLYPGTGHPSETGCDGNVLNVALADGAGSAAFRQAMERQILPAVAAFAPEMVFISAGFDAHRADPLAGLNLIEDDFAWATEKICDLADVHAGGRIVSSLEGGYDLRALAASTATHVDVLIARGD; encoded by the coding sequence ATGACGACTGCACTTCTGACCCATCCCGATTGCCTTAAGCACATCAATCCGGACGGCCACCCCGAACAGGTTGCACGGCTGGAGCACATTCTGGCGGTCCTGAGGGATAAAGAACTGACGCGGACCGATGCACCTCTGGCGGAGGATGCTCTATTGATGTTGGCGCACCCCAAGGCGCATGTCGATGCGCTCCGCGCGGCGGCTCCGACAGAGGGGCGCGTGCAGCTGGATGCCGATACCTCGATGTCGCCCGGATCGTTGAATGCGGCATTGCGCGGTGTGGGTGGCGCTGTGAAAGCGGTGGATATGATCATGGCGGGTGAGGTTCGCAATGCATTTGTCGCCTGTCGTCCTCCGGGGCACCACGCGGAACGGTCCACACCAATGGGGTTTTGCCTGTTTGGTACGGTTGCGATTGCTGCGAAACATGCGCTGGAGCATCACGGGCTAGCCCGCGTTGCTATTGTGGATTTCGACGTGCACCACGGGAACGGCACACAGGATTTGTGTCAGGACGACCCACGTATCCTGTTTTGTTCAACGCACCAAATGCCGCTTTATCCCGGCACCGGACATCCAAGTGAAACCGGCTGCGATGGCAACGTGCTAAACGTGGCACTGGCTGACGGTGCAGGCAGCGCGGCGTTTAGGCAGGCAATGGAGCGGCAGATTTTGCCTGCTGTGGCTGCATTTGCACCCGAGATGGTGTTTATATCGGCGGGGTTTGATGCGCATCGGGCCGACCCGTTGGCGGGGCTCAACCTGATAGAGGATGATTTTGCCTGGGCAACAGAGAAGATTTGCGATCTGGCGGATGTCCATGCCGGGGGGCGCATCGTTTCCAGCCTCGAAGGTGGTTATGATTTGAGGGCGCTTGCCGCTAGCACCGCGACGCATGTCGATGTCCTGATCGCGCGTGGTGATTGA
- a CDS encoding RNA pyrophosphohydrolase — protein MTPDQIAVLPYRPCVGVMLANSAGEVFVGQRIDNDAPAWQMPQGGIDPGESPREAALRELGEEIGVTPDLVHVEAETTSWVRYELPHDLVPRIWKGRYRGQEQKWFLLRFAGNDEQINIATAHPEFSEWRWLPAADLEGNIVPFKRDVYRQVLAEFGDKL, from the coding sequence ATGACCCCAGATCAGATCGCCGTGCTGCCCTATCGTCCCTGCGTCGGTGTCATGCTGGCCAATTCCGCAGGCGAAGTCTTTGTCGGTCAGCGGATCGACAATGATGCACCCGCCTGGCAGATGCCGCAGGGCGGAATTGATCCCGGCGAGAGCCCGCGCGAAGCGGCGCTGCGTGAATTGGGCGAGGAAATCGGCGTCACTCCCGATCTGGTACATGTCGAGGCTGAAACCACCAGCTGGGTGCGGTATGAACTGCCTCATGATCTGGTGCCGCGTATCTGGAAAGGGCGTTATCGCGGGCAGGAGCAAAAATGGTTCCTGCTGCGCTTTGCCGGGAACGACGAGCAGATCAACATCGCCACCGCACATCCTGAATTCTCTGAATGGCGTTGGTTGCCCGCCGCTGATCTGGAGGGCAACATCGTACCATTCAAACGCGACGTGTATCGGCAAGTGCTGGCAGAATTCGGGGACAAGTTATGA